From Myotis daubentonii chromosome 7, mMyoDau2.1, whole genome shotgun sequence, a single genomic window includes:
- the ZSWIM2 gene encoding LOW QUALITY PROTEIN: E3 ubiquitin-protein ligase ZSWIM2 (The sequence of the model RefSeq protein was modified relative to this genomic sequence to represent the inferred CDS: inserted 2 bases in 1 codon), translating to MLRGGPSQAPRRRHPGRRLSREQDRALRGSIYLLRETGPTGFLLREEEPAFRDFRVFLGNPHICNCPAFQKRRELCRHICWILLKKFKLPRNHEYALQLGLVEGEIDDLLRGVGHLPSAPKPANDPRVRTEGDGGAKQKEVGPEDICSICQELLLEKRLPVTFCRFGCGNNVHIKCMKILANYQDAVSSTSMLKCPLCREDFAPLSLILEEFKNASKLVTVAEKERLDKQLGIPCNGCRRCPIQGPCYKCTQCEEYHLCQDCFRSCGHGSHAFTFREKRNQRWKLLEKRSDETGKYRDISNDIEEQTPHFQEKPGQVHTPRPAVRSLPLLMITKNSKLLAPGFQCRLCLQAFRPGQYARLLPCSHKFHRKCIDSWLFHKCNACPIDGQVIYNPLLWKDTAVNGRGHRSVPNTEAAHLWKQEEPGLFVPGTGLVVKQHGAGTLPSIHQRNSETSKTPQRPTDTHQEMTTGDLYSVNVDDANSRRLIYEYKIRQHFPRYFHDLPTGSFGKIPSQTFLPSLARENNVCPPGTGGPRANDAGQSQQLTKGSKRINHNLTKILRANIREENRRPNTSXEDSDLIVSWGTTELGLSTRCANCVGKLRNKCHHQSRRPVPHPLYKTLEGVQL from the exons ATGCTGCGCGGAGGCCCCTCCCAGGCTCCGCGGCGCCGACACCCGGGCCGCCGGCTGAGCCGCGAGCAGGACCGGGCGCTGCGCGGCAGCATCTACCTCCTGCGGGAGACCGGCCCGACCGGCTTCCTGCTGCGCGAGGAGGAGCCCGCCTTCCGGGACTTCCGA GTTTTCCTGGGAAACCCGCACATCTGTAACTGCCCCGCGTTTCAGAAAAGACGGGAGCTGTGCAGGCACATCTgctg GATCTTGTTGAAAAAATTCAAGCTTCCAAGGAATCATGAAT ACGCTTTGCAGCTGGGCCTGGTGGAAGGAGAGATCGACGACCTGCTTCGGGGGGTGGGCCACCTGCCATCTGCCCCCAAACCAGCCAACGACCCGCGTGTGCGCACGGAAGGAGACGGGGGCGCGAAGCAGAAGGAGGTCGGCCCGGAGGACATCTGCTCCATCTGccaggagctgctgctggagaAGAGGCTGCCCGTCACCTTCTGCAG GTTTGGCTGTGGCAATAACGTGCACATCAAATGCATGAAGATCCTGGCCAACTACCAGGACGCGGTGTCCAGCACGTCGATGCTGAAATGTCCGCTGTGCCGGGAAGACTTTGCGCCCTTAAGCCTGATCTTGGAGGAATTCAAAAACGCCAGCAAACTGGTGACCGTGGCGGAGAAGGAGCGGCTGGACAAGCAGCTGGGCATCCCCTGCAACGGCTGCAGGCGGTGCCCGATCCAGGGGCCGTGTTACAA GTGCACCCAGTGCGAGGAGTACCACCTGTGCCAGGACTGCTTCCGCAGCTGCGGCCACGGCTCCCACGCGTTCACCTTCCGGGAG AAGAGAAATCAAAGATGGAAATTGCTAGAAAAGAGATCAGATGAGACTGGAAAATACAGAGACATTAGCAATGACATAGAAGAACAGACACCACATTTTCAAGAAAAGCCAGG ccaggTGCACACGCCGAGGCCAGCGGTGCGGTCGCTGCCCCTGCTGATGATCACCAAGAACAGCAAGCTGCTGGCGCCCGGCTTCCAGTGCCGCCTCTGTCTGCAGGCCTTCCGCCCCGGCCAGTACGCCAGgctgctcccctgctcccacaAG tttcacagGAAATGTATCGACAGCTGGTTATTCCACAAGTGCAACGCCTGCCCCATTGACGGACAAGTCATCTACAACCCTCTGCTCTGGAAAGACACAGCCGTGAACGGACGCGGACATCGCTCCGTCCCAAACACAGAGGCTGCCCACCTGTGGAAGCAGGAGGAACCAGGGCTCTTTGTTCCTGGTACCGGGTTAGTCGTAAAACAACACGGAGCTGGGACTTTGCCTAGCATCCACCAACGTAACTCTGAAACGTCAAAGACGCCTCAGCGTCCCACAGACACCCACCAGGAAATGACCACAGGTGACCTGTACTCTGTCAATGTAGACGatgcaaattcaagaagattaatcTACGAGTATAAAATCAGGCAACACTTCCCCCGGTATTTTCACGATTTACCCACGGGATCTTTTGGGAAAATACCATCTCAaacatttcttccttctctcgCTCGCGAGAATAACGTCTGTCCCCCTGGAACGGGAGGCCCCCGGGCCAACGACGCCGGTCAAAGCCAGCAGCTGACCAAAGGCTCTAAACGCATCAACCACAATCTGACGAAGATTCTCCGTGCCAACATCAGAGAGGAAAACAGGAGACCAAATACCTC AGAAGATTCCGATCTTATTGTCAGTTGGGGTACAACTGAGCTTGGTTTGTCTACGAGGTGTGCTAACTGTGTGGGGAAACTTAGAAATAAATGCCATCATCAGTCAAGAAGGCCTGTGCCTCACCCTTTATATAAAACATTGGAAGGAGTTCAGTTATGA